From Chryseobacterium shandongense, the proteins below share one genomic window:
- a CDS encoding GDSL-type esterase/lipase family protein: MKKMLSAFLLLTFALFFSQEKKPMFWQDIQNFKKQDRETAPPKDAILLIGSSSFTKWTDVANYFPDKTIINRGFGGSRLTDLNYYANDLLNYQPKQIIIYCGENDFADDAKLKADIVVERFKTFYQKIRAKFPKIEVDYISIKYSPSRENLWPQMKEANKKIAAFMKKQANAEFIDITKVMQDTNGNVRKDLFVEDMLHMTPEGYKLWTSVMNPYMK; encoded by the coding sequence ATGAAGAAGATGTTATCAGCATTTTTACTGCTGACTTTTGCCCTTTTCTTTTCGCAGGAAAAAAAACCGATGTTCTGGCAAGACATACAGAATTTCAAAAAACAGGATCGGGAAACAGCACCCCCTAAAGATGCCATTCTATTAATAGGAAGTTCATCATTTACAAAATGGACGGATGTCGCCAATTATTTTCCTGATAAAACAATAATCAACAGAGGCTTCGGCGGTTCACGATTAACGGATCTTAATTATTATGCCAACGATCTTTTAAATTACCAACCCAAACAAATTATTATCTATTGCGGGGAAAATGATTTTGCAGATGATGCTAAACTAAAGGCAGATATTGTGGTTGAAAGATTTAAGACTTTTTATCAAAAAATACGGGCGAAATTCCCTAAAATTGAAGTTGATTACATTTCCATCAAATATTCTCCGAGCCGCGAAAACCTTTGGCCTCAGATGAAAGAAGCCAACAAAAAAATTGCTGCTTTTATGAAAAAACAGGCGAATGCAGAATTTATTGATATTACTAAAGTAATGCAGGACACTAACGGAAACGTTAGAAAAGATCTTTTTGTGGAAGACATGCTGCACATGACACCGGAAGGCTATAAATTGTGGACTTCGGTAATGAATCCTTACATGAAATAA
- a CDS encoding iron-containing alcohol dehydrogenase, whose protein sequence is MLNFEFKNPTKILFGKGEIAKISKEVPENAKVLMIYGGGSIKNNGVYDQVKEALKDHQIYEFGGVPANPEYEVLIDALNFIKEKEIDFLLAVGGGSVIDGTKFLSAAANYNGEPWEILTKSVRTYEGEGLPFGTVLTLPATGSEMNSGYVISRRETNEKLSSGGPGLFPQFSVLDPEVVKSIPPRQIVNGLTDAYTHVLEQYMTAPSSADLQERIAESILISLQETAPKVLSDDFSYEAAGNFMWCCTMALNGLIQKGVITDWAVHAMGHELTAYFGIDHARTLAIIAPSHYRYNFEAKKGKLAQYAERVWGIKEGTLEERAEAGIKKLEAFFHSLHIQTRLSEYTEDFEGTAERVEKAFTERNWTGLGEYRKLTPQDARKIVEMSY, encoded by the coding sequence ATGCTTAACTTCGAGTTTAAAAACCCAACCAAAATACTTTTCGGAAAAGGTGAAATTGCAAAAATTTCTAAAGAAGTTCCGGAAAACGCCAAAGTATTAATGATTTACGGCGGCGGAAGCATCAAGAATAATGGCGTTTATGACCAGGTAAAAGAGGCTTTGAAAGACCATCAAATCTATGAATTCGGAGGTGTTCCTGCCAATCCTGAATATGAGGTTCTGATCGATGCTTTGAATTTTATTAAAGAAAAAGAGATCGATTTCCTTCTTGCCGTGGGCGGAGGATCGGTAATCGACGGTACCAAATTCCTTTCTGCTGCTGCCAACTATAATGGTGAGCCATGGGAAATCCTCACGAAATCCGTAAGAACATATGAAGGAGAAGGATTGCCTTTCGGAACGGTTCTCACGTTACCTGCAACCGGCTCCGAAATGAATTCTGGGTATGTGATTTCAAGAAGAGAGACCAATGAAAAATTATCTTCCGGAGGTCCGGGTCTTTTCCCTCAGTTTTCCGTTCTGGATCCTGAAGTGGTAAAATCAATACCGCCAAGACAAATTGTAAACGGTTTAACAGATGCTTATACACACGTTTTGGAACAGTACATGACCGCACCTTCGTCGGCAGATTTACAGGAAAGAATTGCAGAAAGCATTTTGATCAGTTTACAGGAAACCGCTCCGAAAGTCCTGTCTGATGATTTCAGCTACGAAGCAGCAGGAAATTTCATGTGGTGCTGTACAATGGCTTTGAACGGACTTATCCAGAAGGGAGTTATTACCGACTGGGCGGTTCATGCAATGGGACACGAACTTACAGCTTATTTCGGGATTGATCATGCGAGAACACTGGCTATCATCGCACCTTCTCATTACCGCTACAATTTTGAAGCTAAAAAAGGAAAACTTGCGCAGTACGCAGAAAGAGTCTGGGGAATTAAAGAAGGAACTCTTGAAGAGCGTGCGGAAGCCGGAATAAAAAAACTGGAAGCATTCTTTCACAGCCTTCATATTCAGACCAGACTATCAGAATATACCGAAGATTTCGAGGGAACTGCAGAAAGAGTTGAAAAAGCATTTACAGAAAGAAACTGGACCGGTTTAGGTGAATACAGAAAGCTTACTCCGCAGGATGCAAGGAAGATTGTGGAAATGAGCTATTAA
- a CDS encoding adenylyltransferase/cytidyltransferase family protein — protein MKTQRIGITFSSFDLLHAGHIKMLEEAKTVCDYLIVGLQIDPSHDRPNKNKPTQTIVERYIQLKAVNAVDEIIPYYTEQDLEDILKSFVIDVRIIGDDYRDKDFTGKKYCEENGIEIFYNKRDHRFSSSDLRKRIYEAEMEKNSKAEVIK, from the coding sequence ATGAAAACACAAAGAATAGGCATTACGTTTTCGTCGTTCGACTTACTTCATGCCGGACACATTAAAATGCTTGAAGAAGCAAAAACGGTTTGTGATTACCTTATCGTAGGGCTTCAGATTGATCCGTCTCATGATCGCCCGAATAAAAATAAGCCTACGCAGACAATTGTAGAAAGATATATTCAGCTGAAAGCTGTAAATGCTGTGGATGAAATTATTCCTTATTATACAGAGCAGGATCTGGAAGATATTTTAAAATCATTTGTAATTGATGTAAGGATTATAGGAGATGATTACAGAGATAAAGATTTCACCGGGAAAAAATACTGCGAAGAAAATGGCATTGAGATATTTTACAATAAACGAGACCACAGATTTTCTTCCAGTGACCTCAGAAAAAGAATCTACGAAGCTGAAATGGAAAAAAACTCCAAAGCAGAAGTTATAAAATAA
- a CDS encoding SLATT domain-containing protein has translation MKDNSINSPFYIQIQKEINRIERKTKKYILLFYFIRVIQIVFTATITIVSGIGEIEDINKTKIALILGAVATAITAFDTLFQTDNKKNTYKLVLFELRSIRAELVYYYIKNNVIDGTILETLFNKYQKANDYARDLITTDFDSNNQTEKNNY, from the coding sequence ATGAAAGATAATTCAATAAACAGCCCTTTTTATATTCAAATCCAGAAAGAGATTAACAGAATCGAAAGGAAAACCAAAAAGTATATCCTGCTATTCTACTTTATCAGGGTTATTCAAATTGTTTTTACTGCAACAATCACTATTGTATCAGGAATTGGAGAAATTGAGGATATTAATAAAACAAAAATCGCATTAATTTTAGGAGCAGTTGCGACTGCCATTACTGCATTTGATACATTATTTCAAACTGATAATAAGAAAAATACATATAAACTTGTATTGTTCGAATTAAGATCTATCAGAGCGGAACTCGTTTATTATTATATTAAAAATAACGTGATCGACGGCACTATCCTTGAAACACTTTTTAATAAATATCAAAAGGCAAATGATTATGCAAGAGATCTAATTACGACAGATTTTGATAGTAATAATCAGACAGAAAAAAATAATTACTAA
- a CDS encoding lipocalin-like domain-containing protein: protein MKKQLLLFAFSAFVLSSCEDDDIQAYEMDMMKGEWKISKTEVISGKDDKTVLGTDVPTGCEAKNTIEYRTDFYTAFTAYTGTGNDCQIAYKSEGTYDYDTETKNLTIKYTNDSPRPYQVVVLTSTEMRLKQMFANIDQNGDQVIDYTYISLKR, encoded by the coding sequence ATGAAAAAACAATTACTTTTATTTGCCTTTTCAGCATTCGTGCTTAGTTCATGTGAAGATGATGATATCCAAGCGTATGAAATGGATATGATGAAAGGTGAATGGAAAATCAGTAAAACAGAAGTAATTTCAGGAAAAGACGATAAAACAGTGCTTGGTACAGATGTTCCAACCGGATGCGAAGCTAAAAATACGATTGAATACAGAACGGATTTTTATACCGCTTTTACAGCGTATACCGGAACGGGAAACGACTGTCAGATCGCTTACAAATCAGAAGGAACGTATGATTATGATACAGAAACTAAGAATCTTACCATAAAATATACGAATGACAGTCCAAGGCCGTATCAGGTAGTTGTTCTTACAAGTACGGAGATGAGACTTAAACAGATGTTTGCAAACATTGACCAAAATGGAGATCAGGTAATTGACTACACCTACATTTCTTTAAAAAGATAA
- the galE gene encoding UDP-glucose 4-epimerase GalE, with protein MAILVTGGLGYIGSHTVVELLNNNFEVVIVDDLSNSEKFILKNIEEITGRKPVFYPFDLKRRELLTQVFDAHPVDGCINFAASKAVGESQLKPVDYYENNLFSLINILQEFKERGLSNFIFSSSCTVYGQADNMPIDENTPLKMPESVYGKTKQMGEEILADFAKAYQRKISLLRYFNPIGAHPSSKIGELPIGIPNNLVPYVMQTAAGIREKLNVWGNDYPTADGTAIRDYIYVVDLAKAHVAALQKLMQSTSDETLIDIYNLGTGKGSSVLEVIKAFETANNVEVPYQICDRREGDITIAYANVDKAERELGWKSETSLEESLRTVWEWQRYLESRNV; from the coding sequence ATGGCAATACTCGTAACAGGAGGTCTGGGATATATTGGTTCACACACAGTAGTGGAACTTTTAAATAACAACTTTGAAGTTGTTATTGTTGATGATTTATCTAATTCGGAGAAATTCATACTTAAAAATATTGAGGAAATTACAGGTAGAAAACCTGTTTTTTATCCTTTTGATCTAAAAAGGAGAGAACTTTTGACCCAGGTTTTCGACGCGCATCCTGTTGACGGCTGTATTAATTTTGCTGCTTCAAAAGCGGTGGGAGAGAGCCAGTTGAAACCGGTTGATTATTATGAAAATAATCTTTTTTCTTTGATCAATATCTTACAGGAATTTAAAGAAAGAGGACTTTCCAACTTTATTTTCAGTTCTTCCTGTACCGTATATGGTCAGGCTGATAATATGCCGATCGATGAAAATACGCCGCTGAAAATGCCTGAAAGTGTGTATGGAAAGACGAAACAAATGGGTGAGGAAATTTTAGCCGATTTTGCGAAAGCCTATCAGAGGAAAATTTCTCTTTTACGGTATTTTAACCCAATCGGGGCACATCCTTCTTCAAAAATTGGAGAATTACCTATTGGAATTCCAAATAATCTCGTACCTTACGTTATGCAAACGGCAGCAGGTATCCGCGAAAAGCTTAATGTTTGGGGAAATGATTATCCTACGGCCGACGGAACGGCAATACGCGATTACATTTATGTTGTAGATCTTGCTAAGGCTCACGTTGCGGCTTTACAAAAATTAATGCAAAGCACTTCAGATGAAACTTTAATTGATATCTATAATCTCGGAACCGGGAAAGGATCTTCTGTTTTGGAAGTAATTAAAGCTTTTGAAACGGCAAATAATGTTGAAGTTCCCTATCAGATCTGTGACCGAAGAGAAGGAGATATTACCATAGCTTATGCCAATGTAGATAAAGCAGAGAGAGAACTTGGATGGAAATCTGAAACTTCTTTGGAAGAATCGTTAAGAACGGTATGGGAATGGCAGAGATATCTTGAGTCAAGGAATGTTTAA
- a CDS encoding phosphoenolpyruvate carboxylase — MIHDQRAEKFRQIVENKFQIYNSLFMSLPYDKMTNIGMLLPFLCEESKTGYEAGKTPEEIVEEFFKSHTDLQTEEQKLELLFKIIQYIERQVVLFDSIEDAAFPNLHSDSDKGTVTNLYEHSLQDHKLELVREKLKDFAIKIVFTAHPTQFYPNSVQRILHDLRNAITNDSITNIDMLLQQLGKTPFVNKEKPTPIDEAMSIIYYLRYVYYDTIGELFTKIKETFGTEHFHVHEDLIQLGFWPGGDRDGNPFVTADVTKRVAEELHSAILKAYYNNLKSVRRRLSFRGVSEVLTKLSNELYSAIFRNERITAEDIIRRIDEAETIVREQHNSLFINLLTDFRDRVKIFGTHFATLDVRQDSRIHQKVIDEVFAKMYGASDATQEEKFNALIQATEKINPDDFEDIVKDTLVTVSQITEIQKLNGSRGMNRYIISNSDAVKDVMNVYAFFKICGYQDEDINMDIVPLFETMEGLANSEKVMTELYQNPVYKKHLERRGNQQTIMLGFSDGTKDGGYLKANWEIYKAKEVLTRLSEESGIKVVFFDGRGGPPARGGGKTHDFYASQGRTIANNKIELTIQGQTITSIFGNKEQAKYNFEQLLTAGVENDVFKNSKKDLTEKERALIAELADISYQKYSDLKAHPMFVPYLQEMSTLEYYGKTNIGSRPSKRGAGNELKFEDLRAIPFVGSWSQLKQNVPGFFGFGFAMQQMKEQGRFDEVIALYKGSDFFKTLVLNSMMSMNKTYFPLTYYIKNNPKFGAFWNVLFDEYNLSKNIMLELTGFSILQQEDPLSRKSVKIRERIVLPLLSIQQYALMKIQKGEGNKEAYQKLVTRSLFGNINASRNSA, encoded by the coding sequence ATGATACACGACCAACGCGCAGAAAAATTCAGGCAGATCGTGGAAAATAAGTTCCAGATCTACAATTCATTGTTTATGAGCCTGCCTTATGATAAAATGACGAATATCGGGATGCTGCTTCCATTTCTTTGTGAAGAAAGCAAAACCGGCTACGAAGCCGGAAAAACACCCGAAGAAATCGTTGAAGAATTCTTTAAAAGCCATACCGATTTACAGACCGAAGAGCAGAAACTCGAACTGCTTTTTAAAATCATACAATATATCGAAAGACAGGTTGTTTTGTTCGACAGTATTGAAGATGCAGCCTTCCCGAATCTTCACTCCGACAGCGATAAAGGAACCGTAACCAACCTTTATGAGCATTCCCTCCAGGATCACAAACTGGAACTGGTTCGTGAAAAACTCAAAGATTTTGCCATCAAAATTGTTTTTACTGCGCATCCTACACAGTTTTATCCAAACTCTGTACAGAGAATCCTTCATGATCTCAGAAATGCGATTACCAACGATTCTATCACAAATATCGATATGCTTCTGCAGCAGTTGGGAAAAACACCTTTCGTGAATAAAGAAAAACCCACCCCGATAGATGAGGCGATGAGTATCATCTATTATTTGAGATACGTATATTACGATACGATCGGTGAACTTTTTACGAAAATAAAAGAAACGTTCGGGACTGAACACTTCCACGTTCATGAAGATCTCATCCAGCTGGGTTTCTGGCCGGGTGGCGACCGCGACGGAAATCCGTTTGTAACAGCAGATGTTACTAAAAGGGTAGCAGAGGAGCTTCATTCAGCCATTTTAAAAGCCTATTATAATAATTTAAAATCGGTGCGGCGAAGATTAAGTTTCAGGGGAGTTTCAGAGGTGTTGACAAAACTCAGTAATGAATTGTACTCGGCCATATTCAGAAATGAAAGAATTACGGCAGAAGATATCATCAGACGAATTGACGAAGCGGAAACAATTGTTAGAGAACAGCATAATTCATTATTTATCAATCTCCTGACGGATTTCAGGGACAGGGTTAAAATTTTCGGGACCCACTTTGCTACATTGGATGTGCGACAGGACAGCAGGATTCATCAGAAAGTGATTGATGAAGTTTTCGCTAAAATGTACGGAGCCAGTGATGCGACTCAGGAAGAAAAATTCAACGCCTTAATTCAGGCTACGGAAAAAATAAATCCTGATGATTTTGAAGATATCGTTAAAGATACTTTAGTTACCGTTTCCCAAATTACAGAAATACAGAAACTGAACGGTTCGAGAGGTATGAACCGCTACATTATTTCCAATTCCGATGCGGTAAAAGATGTGATGAATGTGTATGCATTTTTCAAGATCTGCGGTTATCAGGATGAAGATATTAATATGGATATTGTTCCCCTGTTTGAAACCATGGAAGGCCTTGCGAATTCGGAAAAAGTGATGACAGAACTGTATCAGAATCCTGTTTATAAAAAACATCTGGAAAGAAGAGGAAATCAGCAGACCATTATGCTGGGCTTTTCAGACGGAACTAAAGACGGAGGTTACCTGAAGGCCAACTGGGAAATTTACAAAGCTAAAGAAGTTCTCACCAGACTGTCTGAAGAAAGCGGAATTAAAGTGGTCTTCTTCGACGGAAGAGGCGGTCCGCCTGCAAGAGGGGGCGGAAAAACCCACGATTTTTATGCTTCTCAGGGAAGAACAATTGCCAACAATAAAATTGAATTAACCATTCAGGGACAGACCATTACCAGTATTTTCGGAAACAAAGAGCAGGCAAAATACAATTTTGAGCAGCTTTTAACAGCCGGTGTGGAGAATGATGTGTTTAAAAATTCCAAAAAAGATCTCACGGAAAAAGAAAGAGCGCTGATTGCCGAACTGGCCGACATCAGCTATCAAAAGTACTCTGACCTTAAAGCACACCCCATGTTCGTTCCTTATCTTCAGGAAATGAGTACGCTGGAATATTACGGGAAAACCAATATCGGAAGCCGCCCGTCGAAAAGAGGTGCTGGTAATGAGCTGAAATTCGAGGATTTAAGAGCCATCCCTTTTGTGGGATCGTGGTCACAGCTTAAGCAGAATGTTCCCGGGTTTTTCGGATTCGGTTTTGCCATGCAGCAGATGAAAGAACAGGGGAGATTTGATGAAGTGATAGCTTTGTATAAAGGTTCGGACTTTTTTAAAACGCTGGTTTTAAATTCAATGATGAGCATGAACAAGACGTATTTCCCATTAACCTATTATATTAAAAACAATCCTAAATTTGGCGCTTTCTGGAATGTTCTTTTTGATGAGTATAATTTATCTAAAAATATTATGCTTGAACTTACCGGCTTCAGCATTCTTCAGCAGGAAGATCCGCTTTCCAGGAAATCCGTGAAAATCCGTGAGAGAATTGTTCTTCCACTATTGAGTATTCAGCAATATGCTCTGATGAAGATTCAGAAAGGAGAAGGGAATAAAGAAGCGTATCAAAAGCTTGTGACCCGCTCTTTGTTTGGAAATATCAATGCCAGCAGAAATTCAGCGTAA
- a CDS encoding S8/S53 family peptidase yields the protein MKKILLFCLLTGYSVSFAQTSLVFVFFKDKPNKAAFYANPLSELSQKSLDRRTALGVTLNDQDAPIEPTYITNIQNLGFTVTDYSKWLNGVAVNATPAQIALLQSQTYVNSVESFARNTSGVPKMKNINKWVDLNPNAGKNLTVFDYGSGSQQIDQINLRPLHLAGYTGTGVTIAVIDTGFPNVNTGSAFSRLWNNGHIKGGYDFVTKTTDIYNSSLNIHGTVVLGAIGGFVQDTFVGSAPDADFYLYRSENANIEIPEEELYWIEAAEEADRKGVDLITTSLGYYNFDDPKYNYTYANMNGTTSFIARGAEIAVNKGIFVLFAAGNSGTQPWHYILTPADNAKVFTIGSVDAAGASSDFSSYGPNSVGVIKPDASARGTAAITVSNNNSTLPVSGTSIATPIAAGGVACLIQAFSTMNRDLMRDKLRQTASLYPNHTDQMGFGILNFGSLYNTVLNTSELVKKNDIAIFPNPVKNILNIASEKEIVLLEIYDNLGRLITKVNNQKSVKVEDFSKGVYYLKIKTKDTMYYEKFIKE from the coding sequence ATGAAAAAAATTTTACTCTTTTGTCTCTTAACAGGTTACTCGGTGAGTTTTGCACAAACCTCGCTTGTTTTCGTGTTCTTTAAAGATAAGCCCAACAAGGCTGCATTCTATGCGAATCCCTTGTCCGAACTGTCTCAGAAATCTCTGGACAGACGGACAGCGCTTGGCGTAACGCTGAATGACCAGGATGCGCCCATTGAACCAACTTACATCACCAATATTCAGAATCTGGGATTCACGGTTACGGATTATTCAAAATGGCTAAATGGCGTTGCTGTAAATGCCACTCCTGCTCAGATAGCACTGTTACAGTCACAGACTTACGTGAATTCCGTGGAAAGTTTTGCACGAAATACATCGGGAGTTCCTAAAATGAAAAATATCAACAAATGGGTAGATCTTAATCCCAATGCAGGAAAAAATCTTACGGTTTTCGATTACGGTTCAGGATCACAGCAGATTGACCAGATTAACCTCCGCCCGCTGCATCTCGCAGGCTACACGGGAACAGGAGTTACCATTGCGGTCATCGATACCGGCTTCCCGAATGTAAATACAGGCTCCGCATTCTCAAGGCTTTGGAATAACGGACACATCAAAGGCGGATATGATTTTGTAACGAAAACCACAGACATTTATAATTCATCACTCAATATTCACGGAACGGTTGTTCTGGGAGCCATCGGCGGTTTCGTGCAGGACACTTTCGTAGGTTCTGCTCCTGATGCCGATTTCTATCTGTACCGAAGCGAAAATGCGAATATAGAAATTCCCGAAGAAGAACTGTACTGGATTGAAGCCGCCGAAGAAGCCGACCGAAAAGGCGTTGATCTGATTACAACTTCTTTAGGCTATTACAATTTTGACGACCCGAAATATAATTATACCTACGCCAACATGAACGGAACCACTTCTTTTATTGCGCGGGGTGCTGAAATTGCCGTTAATAAAGGAATTTTCGTATTATTTGCAGCCGGAAATTCGGGAACTCAGCCATGGCATTATATTCTGACGCCGGCAGATAACGCGAAAGTTTTTACCATTGGTTCTGTAGATGCTGCAGGAGCATCATCGGATTTTTCTTCTTACGGCCCGAATTCTGTCGGGGTGATAAAACCGGATGCAAGCGCAAGAGGAACAGCTGCAATTACGGTAAGCAATAACAATTCTACCCTTCCGGTGAGCGGGACGTCTATTGCAACTCCTATTGCAGCAGGAGGTGTCGCTTGTCTCATTCAGGCTTTTTCCACAATGAACAGGGATTTGATGAGAGATAAATTAAGACAAACCGCATCGCTTTATCCAAATCATACCGATCAGATGGGCTTTGGAATCCTTAATTTCGGAAGTTTGTATAATACTGTTTTAAATACTTCTGAATTAGTAAAGAAAAATGATATCGCAATTTTCCCGAATCCGGTTAAAAATATTCTCAATATCGCTTCCGAAAAAGAAATTGTATTATTGGAAATTTATGATAATTTAGGAAGATTAATCACAAAAGTCAATAATCAAAAATCTGTGAAAGTTGAAGACTTCAGTAAAGGCGTTTATTATCTGAAAATCAAGACAAAAGATACAATGTATTATGAAAAATTCATAAAAGAATAA
- a CDS encoding DegT/DnrJ/EryC1/StrS family aminotransferase: MKKIQMVDLQSQYYKIKNEVDNAVSNVMDSAAFINGPEVKSFQNELESYLDVKHVIPCANGTDALQIALMALDLKEGDEIITADFTFAATVEVIHLLKLKSVLVDVDYDTFTISTEAIKKAITPKTKAIIPVHLFGQCANMEEILKIAEQHNLYVIEDNAQAIGAEFTFSDGTVKKAGTMSTVGTTSFFPSKNLGCYGDGGAIFTNNDELAHRLRGIVNHGMYERYYHDEVGVNSRLDSIQAAILRKKLPHLDNYNEARNRAADYYDEAFAGHEHILTPKRAENSTHVFHQYTLRILNGKRNDLQKFLTEKEIPAMIYYPVALRKQKAYYQESNDADFVNTDKLLDEVISLPMHTELDEEQLKYIADAVLEFMK; encoded by the coding sequence ATGAAAAAGATTCAAATGGTTGACTTACAAAGTCAGTATTACAAGATAAAAAATGAAGTAGATAATGCAGTTTCAAATGTAATGGATTCAGCGGCTTTTATCAACGGCCCTGAGGTAAAGTCTTTCCAGAATGAATTAGAGTCTTATTTAGACGTAAAACATGTGATACCGTGTGCCAACGGTACAGATGCCCTTCAGATTGCTTTAATGGCACTTGACCTTAAAGAAGGAGATGAAATCATCACCGCAGATTTTACCTTTGCGGCAACCGTTGAGGTGATTCATTTGCTTAAACTTAAATCGGTACTGGTAGATGTTGATTATGATACCTTTACCATTTCTACGGAAGCTATCAAAAAAGCAATCACCCCAAAAACAAAAGCCATTATTCCCGTTCACCTTTTCGGACAATGTGCCAATATGGAAGAAATTCTGAAAATTGCTGAACAGCACAATTTATATGTTATCGAAGACAACGCCCAGGCAATCGGTGCAGAATTTACATTCTCAGACGGAACGGTAAAGAAAGCTGGAACCATGTCTACGGTAGGAACCACTTCTTTTTTCCCTTCTAAAAATTTAGGATGCTATGGCGATGGAGGTGCTATTTTCACCAACAATGATGAATTAGCACACCGTTTGAGAGGAATCGTTAACCATGGTATGTACGAAAGATATTACCATGATGAAGTTGGAGTAAACTCAAGACTGGACAGCATTCAGGCTGCAATTTTGAGAAAAAAACTTCCGCATTTGGATAATTATAATGAGGCAAGAAACAGAGCCGCAGATTATTATGACGAAGCTTTTGCGGGTCATGAACACATTTTAACGCCAAAAAGAGCAGAAAATTCAACACATGTATTCCATCAGTATACGTTGAGAATCCTGAACGGTAAACGCAATGATCTTCAGAAATTTTTAACGGAAAAAGAAATTCCGGCCATGATTTATTATCCCGTAGCACTGAGAAAGCAAAAGGCTTATTATCAAGAAAGTAACGATGCCGATTTTGTCAATACCGATAAATTACTGGATGAGGTAATTTCTCTTCCGATGCATACTGAATTGGATGAAGAACAACTGAAATATATTGCGGATGCGGTACTGGAGTTTATGAAGTAA